A genomic stretch from Theobroma cacao cultivar B97-61/B2 chromosome 4, Criollo_cocoa_genome_V2, whole genome shotgun sequence includes:
- the LOC18601726 gene encoding receptor-like protein kinase FERONIA isoform X2: MLCQLHHSNIVSLVGWCEEKGEMIHVYEYVSSGTLYDHLHGKDSDPLPWKRMLEICIGVARALHYLHTGARFVVIHRDVTSSSRNILLDGQWTAKLYNFGFSKRGPHSMSNDPVSIEIDSDIAYTFECMAPEGMMTNRPSHKADVYSFGVVLFEVLCCRRVFDATLNGDQRHLNRWACKCIENGTIYDIIDPYLKGRIASEYFKKFVEIAYSCVSFDVNKRPAMGEVEVTLELALERQNKADSKMECSSSR, from the coding sequence ATGCTCTGCCAGCTGCACCACTCAAACATCGTATCTCTCGTTGGCTGGTGTGAAGAGAAAGGAGAGATGATCCATGTGTATGAATATGTAAGCAGCGGGACTCTTTATGATCATCTCCATGGCAAAGATTCTGATCCACTCCCTTGGAAGCGAATGCTAGAGATATGCATTGGTGTAGCGCGAGCATTACATTACCTCCATACGGGTGCAAGGTTTGTAGTAATCCACCGGGACGTCACTAGCAGTAGCAGGAACATTCTTTTGGACGGGCAATGGACTGCTAAGCTTTACAATTTCGGCTTCTCCAAGAGGGGTCCCCATAGTATGTCAAACGATCCGGTTTCCATAGAAATAGACTCAGATATAGCTTATACTTTTGAGTGTATGGCTCCGGAAGGTATGATGACTAACCGCCCATCGCATAAAGCTGATGTGTACTCATTTGGGGTAGTTTTGTTTGAAGTTCTATGTTGCAGACGCGTATTTGATGCAACATTGAATGGGGATCAGCGACATCTTAATCGTTGGGCCTGTAAATGCATCGAGAATGGAACAATTTATGATATCATTGATCCATATTTAAAGGGGAGGATAGCTTCAGAGTATTTCAAGAAGTTCGTGGAGATTGCTTATAGTTGTGTCAGTTTTGACGTAAATAAAAGGCCTGCCATGGGTGAGGTGGAGGTGACATTGGAGCTTGCGTTGGAGCGGCAGAACAAAGCAGATTCCAAAATGGAGTGTAGTTCCTCAAGGTGA
- the LOC18601726 gene encoding receptor-like protein kinase FERONIA isoform X1 has protein sequence MKSKIRREKTNFLQRRCLALPEELCCRFSLAEIKAATNNFHKDMVIAKGDSGFIYGGMINDGFFAIKRLRPSTNSLLPLQELKCGARMLCQLHHSNIVSLVGWCEEKGEMIHVYEYVSSGTLYDHLHGKDSDPLPWKRMLEICIGVARALHYLHTGARFVVIHRDVTSSSRNILLDGQWTAKLYNFGFSKRGPHSMSNDPVSIEIDSDIAYTFECMAPEGMMTNRPSHKADVYSFGVVLFEVLCCRRVFDATLNGDQRHLNRWACKCIENGTIYDIIDPYLKGRIASEYFKKFVEIAYSCVSFDVNKRPAMGEVEVTLELALERQNKADSKMECSSSR, from the coding sequence ATGAAATCCAAAATAAGACgggaaaaaacaaatttcCTTCAAAGACGGTGTTTAGCTCTTCCGGAGGAATTATGTTGTCGATTTTCACTAGCCGAGATCAAAGCTGCTACCAACAACTTCCATAAAGATATGGTTATTGCTAAAGGTGATTCGGGATTTATATATGGAGGGATGATTAATGATGGATTCTTTGCTATCAAACGCTTGAGGCCAAGTACTAATTCACTCCTGCCACTCCAGGAGTTAAAATGTGGGGCGCGGATGCTCTGCCAGCTGCACCACTCAAACATCGTATCTCTCGTTGGCTGGTGTGAAGAGAAAGGAGAGATGATCCATGTGTATGAATATGTAAGCAGCGGGACTCTTTATGATCATCTCCATGGCAAAGATTCTGATCCACTCCCTTGGAAGCGAATGCTAGAGATATGCATTGGTGTAGCGCGAGCATTACATTACCTCCATACGGGTGCAAGGTTTGTAGTAATCCACCGGGACGTCACTAGCAGTAGCAGGAACATTCTTTTGGACGGGCAATGGACTGCTAAGCTTTACAATTTCGGCTTCTCCAAGAGGGGTCCCCATAGTATGTCAAACGATCCGGTTTCCATAGAAATAGACTCAGATATAGCTTATACTTTTGAGTGTATGGCTCCGGAAGGTATGATGACTAACCGCCCATCGCATAAAGCTGATGTGTACTCATTTGGGGTAGTTTTGTTTGAAGTTCTATGTTGCAGACGCGTATTTGATGCAACATTGAATGGGGATCAGCGACATCTTAATCGTTGGGCCTGTAAATGCATCGAGAATGGAACAATTTATGATATCATTGATCCATATTTAAAGGGGAGGATAGCTTCAGAGTATTTCAAGAAGTTCGTGGAGATTGCTTATAGTTGTGTCAGTTTTGACGTAAATAAAAGGCCTGCCATGGGTGAGGTGGAGGTGACATTGGAGCTTGCGTTGGAGCGGCAGAACAAAGCAGATTCCAAAATGGAGTGTAGTTCCTCAAGGTGA
- the LOC18601727 gene encoding putative disease resistance protein At1g50180 has product MAESVVSFLVERLGDLLIQEASLLWGVEDQVRQMHIELKRMQCFLKDADKRQDEDESVRNWVSEIRDAAYDVEDVIDTFIVKFASKKGGRIRNVVIQGKELHNLASEIERIKSRISDLTRSLRTYGIIARKGEGSSFASERQRQLRWSYSHLVEEHIVGFEENIEVLIKKLVPEKERCRVVSICGMGGLGKTTLAKTLYHHADIRRHFEAFAWAYVSQQCRRRDVWEGILLKLITPSKEEKEEILRMRDDELAKKLYKVQLEKRCLIVIDDIWTTEAWETLQPAFPKETTVGSKVLLTTRNKEVALGADLSGFLHEPQCLNEEKSWELFQRKAFPWKHESGFTVSKDMENLGREMVGSCAGLPLAIIVLGGLLATKETVNEWDMVHRNIKSHLARSKGRGEQARLSEVLALSYHELPYQLKPCFLYLSQFPEDFDIPTKKLVQQWVAEGIVSLQDEKEVDGTMEEVAKSYLRDLINRSMVQLGVRGSTGTIKTCRLHDLMRDLCLSKAKQENFFHIIDHVDGNKTNGDLQSSGYSKTTSGSRIRRWAIHLSQDVQEPVLPEYQKNPNLRSLFFFRPKKHRLHDGRLLKSVFDKFKLLKVLDLEGIKGLDEKLPEDIGALIQLRFLSLKKTRIRELPPSLVNLVGLQTLNLQTIDKVSWESTVQVPNMIWKMDQLRHLYLPKWCGNVTDKLTLANLSNLQTLVNFPANKCDVKDLLRLTNLQKLVLNDPRHFETFVEIFEPPNNTLQCLMSLSLKTDLLSFPNKVVNLRRLLSGCPRLSKLHVEGRIDKLPKNNQFPSSLTKLTLWGSRLGEDPMEALGKLPYLKYFGGWEVFIGKKMICSKDTFPQLKTLLLRGLPNFEEWTIEEGAMPTLSHLGISDCYKLKMVPDGLRFITTLRELEIRWMSRAFKSSLEEDGEAFYKVQHVPSIVFLN; this is encoded by the exons ATGGCCGAGTCCGTGGTGTCTTTTCTTGTAGAAAGGCTTGGTGACCTACTTATTCAGGAGGCTTCACTGCTATGGGGAGTAGAGGATCAAGTAAGGCAGATGCATATCGAACTAAAACGGATGCAATGCTTCCTGAAAGATGCAGATAAAAGACAAGATGAAGATGAGAGTGTTAGAAATTGGGTTTCAGAAATAAGAGATGCTGCTTATGATGTTGAGGATGTGATTGACACTTTTATTGTTAAATTTGCATCCAAGAAAGGTGGAAGAATCCGAAATGTCGTTATCCAAGGCAAGGAACTCCATAATCTTGCATCAGAAATTGAGAGGATCAAATCTAGAATCTCTGACTTGACTAGAAGTTTGAGAACTTATGGAATAATTGCAAGAAAAGGAGAGGGATCTAGCTTTGCTTCAGAGAGGCAAAGGCAGCTGAGATGGTCTTATTCCCATCTTGTCGAGGAGCATATTGTTGGGTTCGAGGAGAACATAGAGGTACTGATCAAGAAGTTGGTGCCTGAAAAGGAGCGTTGCCGCGTGGTGTCTATATGTGGAATGGGAGGTCTAGGGAAGACCACCCTAGCTAAGACCTTATACCATCACGCAGATATCAGGAGACACTTTGAAGCTTTTGCTTGGGCTTATGTATCTCAACAATGCAGAAGAAGAGATGTTTGGGAAGGAATTTTGCTAAAGCTTATCACCCCGTCTAAGGAGGAGAAGGAAGAAATTTTGAGAATGAGGGATGATGAGTTAGCAAAGAAGCTTTATAAAGTTCAGCTAGAGAAGAGATGTTTGATTGTAATTGATGACATTTGGACCACTGAGGCATGGGAGACTCTACAACCTGCTTTTCCTAAAGAAACAACTGTTGGTAGCAAAGTATTACTTACAACCCGCAACAAAGAAGTAGCTTTGGGTGCTGATCTGAGTGGATTTCTTCATGAACCACAGTgtttaaatgaagaaaagagtTGGGAGCTATTCCAAAGGAAAGCATTTCCATGGAAACACGAATCag gCTTTACAGTCAGCAAAGATATGGAGAATTTAGGGAGGGAAATGGTGGGGAGTTGTGCAGGTTTACCGCTAGCTATTATTGTGCTAGGTGGGCTTTTGGCAACAAAAGAAACAGTGAATGAGTGGGATATGGTGCACAGGAATATCAAGTCCCACTTAGCAAGATCTAAAGGGCGTGGAGAACAAGCTAGACTATCTGAGGTATTGGCCTTAAGTTACCATGAATTGCCTTACCAGCTGAAACCATGCTTCTTATATTTGAGTCAGTTTCCAGAAGATTTTGACATACCGACAAAGAAATTAGTTCAGCAATGGGTTGCAGAAGGCATCGTATCCTTGCAAGATGAAAAGGAAGTAGATGGAACCATGGAGGAAGTTGCAAAAAGCTACTTACGTGACTTGATAAATAGGTCCATGGTTCAATTGGGAGTGAGGGGTTCAACAGGAACAATCAAAACTTGTCGCCTCCATGACCTTATGCGTGACCTATGCTTGTCGAAGGCCAAACAAGAAAACTTTTTCCATATTATTGATCATGTGGATGGAAACAAAACTAATGGTGATCTTCAATCTTCTGGATATTCTAAAACAACGTCAGGAAGCAGAATCCGCAGGTGGGCCATCCATTTGAGTCAAGATGTTCAAGAACCTGTTTTGCCAGAATACCAGAAAAATCCCAACCTTAGGTCCTTATTCTTTTTCCGTCCAAAAAAACATAGATTACATGATGGACGGCTTTTGAAATCTGTGTTTGACAAATTCAAATTGCTTAAAGTGTTAGATCTTGAAGGAATTAAAGGACTTGATGAGAAGTTACCAGAAGATATAGGAGCTCTAATTCAGTTGAGATTTTTAAGTTTGAAGAAAACACGAATAAGAGAATTACCACCATCTCTGGTCAATCTGGTTGGCTTGCAGACGCTGAACTTGCAAACCATTGATAAAGTGTCATGGGAATCAACTGTACAAGTGCCAAATATGATATGGAAGATGGACCAGTTGAGACATCTATATCTGCCTAAGTGGTGTGGTAACGTTACAGATAAGTTAACATTGGCTAATCTGAGCAACTTGCAGACTCTTGTAAACTTTCCTGCTAATAAATGTGATGTTAAGGATCTTCTCAGGTTGACCAACCTCCAGAAACTTGTTCTGAATGACCCTAGACACTTTGAAACATTTGTCGAAATCTTTGAACCTCCAAATAACACATTGCAATGCCTCATGTCGCTGTCTTTAAAAACTGACCTCCTTTCCTTTCCCAATAAGGTAGTTAATTTAAGGCGACTATTATCTGGCTGTCCCCGTCTTTCCAAGCTGCATGTAGAAGGGAGAATAGACAAGTTACCCAAAAACAATCAATTCCCTTCATCTCTCACCAAGTTAACTTTATGGGGATCTAGACTTGGTGAAGACCCAATGGAAGCTCTTGGGAAGCTGCCTTACTTAAAGTACTTTGGTGGATGGGAAGTATTTAttggaaagaaaatgatttGCTCTAAGGACACTTTCCCTCAACTCAAAACTTTACTTCTTCGGGGGTTGCCCAATTTTGAGGAGTGGACAATTGAAGAAGGAGCTATGCCTACTCTAAGTCATCTGGGTATTTCAGATTGCTACAAGTTGAAGATGGTTCCAGATGGGCTGAGGTTCATCACTACCCTCCGAGAACTAGAGATTAGGTGGATGTCTAGAGCATTCAAAAGTAGTCTCGAGGAAGATGGGGAAGCTTTCTACAAAGTCCAACATGTGCCTTCCATTGTGTTTTTGAACTAA